From the Erythrolamprus reginae isolate rEryReg1 chromosome Z, rEryReg1.hap1, whole genome shotgun sequence genome, one window contains:
- the LOC139153823 gene encoding uncharacterized protein PF3D7_1120000-like, with translation MLAKEKEKEKEKAPTELNLQSVQDTLAGIQDFMQKTQTQIKTQLETNKEEVKKYLEEMKQEMKEMKNEMGTLKAEIKKEIGELKTEIAEVKGSMTEMDGNMKVIPQNLQESEKRIKATEEKIQDMGQKVEEYKDHNYIACRGFDIAITNLELQSASHGLRFQNIEEERDEDLSAKMVEVKGEILQADPGELVREIDEVYRVQTGYVRHHNLPREIHIKFARRIIKDDILRQARNQIFKCNGKEIMILKQVPKRVREHRREYYILTSVLIQKNIVFRWLVPEGLTLTWQGMKVKMESVDQARSFFAQSGLDKIDQFQIERKSTDEARGATGGEGGETQIVKKKQPQVSQELVLDTRL, from the coding sequence ATGTTagccaaagaaaaggaaaaggagaaagaaaaggcacCTACAGAACTAAACCTTCAGTCTGTTCAAGACACATTAGCAGGCATCCAAGATTTCatgcagaagacacaaactcaGATTAAAACTCAACTTGAAACTAacaaagaagaagtaaaaaaatatttggaagaaatgaagcaagagatgaaagagatgaaaaaTGAGATGGGTACGTTGAAAGCTGAGATCAAAAAAGAGATTGGCGAACTCAAAACTGAAATAGCAGAAGTAAAAGGGAGCATGACTGAAATGGATGGGAACATGAAAGTCATACCACAAAATTTAcaagaaagtgaaaaaagaattaaagcaacagaagaaaaaattcaagaCATGGGACAAAAGGTAGAAGAATACAAAGATCATAATTACATAGCCTGCAGAGGCTTCGACATAGCAATTACCAACCTCGAACTCCAATCAGCATCACATggcctgagatttcaaaatattgaagaagaaagagatgaagatctatcggcaaaaatggtggaagtaaAAGGAGAAATTTTACAAGCTGATCCAGGAGAATTGGTAAGAGAAATAGACGAGGTGTACAGAGTCCAAACCGGATATGTAAGACACCACAATCTACCAAGAGAAATACACATCAAGTTTGCAAGGAGAATAATTAAAGATGATATACTGAGACAGGCAAGAAATCAGATCTTTAAATGTAATGGAAAAGAAATCATGATCTTGAAGCAAGTTCCTAAGAGAGTAAGAGAACATCGAAGAGAATATTACATCCTCACAAGTGTTTTAATCCAAAAGAATATTGTCTTTAGATGGTTGGTACCAGAAGGCCTTACCTTAACCTGGCAAGGAATGAAAGTGAAGATGGAAAGTGTGGACCAAGCAAGATCTTTCTTTGCACAAAGTGGGTTGGACAAGATTGATCAATTTCAGATAGAACGTAAGAGCACAGATGAAGCGAGGGGGGCCACCGGTGGAGAAGGGGGAGAAACACAGATAGTAAAGAAGAAACAACCACAAGTTTCACAAGAACTGGTCTTAGATACGAGACTATGA